The sequence below is a genomic window from Rudanella lutea DSM 19387.
AACGGCTCAAAGGCTGTATGCCGAGCGTTCGGCTAAAATCAAAGGGGCGGCTGCCGGGTGGCCCCGGAGCGAGTGCGAAACGGATAATAAAACTACTGGCAGCGTTCGCCTGGAAATAAAGGGCATTGAAGCGCACACCAATTTGAAGGTTGCCAAACTTCCCGGTTTCGATACGACCCGATACAAAGGCATTCGTATTTATCCGTTTCGGCAGCGCGGGGCCAATGAGTATCTGGTGGTGTACATCGTGCCTTCCACGTCGAGTAGTTCCCATTTTGGTGACGATACCACTACCTTCCGTATTTTCAAAGGCCTGAACGTGGTGGCCTGGTGCCCGGACCACACGCATTTGGGTACCCCGAAGGATGAGTCAATTCTGAGTGCCCATTTCCTCTGCCGACCCAACTGTGAGACCGGTGAGGAGCCATCGTTGTCTTTCTAACGTTTACCGGACCGGATGTTTTTTTACGTCGTATCCATCATACAGGCACTCAGCTTTCTGATTGGTCTCTTTTTCTTTCAGCGCATCCGAAACCCGTGGGTGCGCTGGCTTATTTTATACATTGGTAATCTATGCCTGATTGAATTGGGGCTGGAGTTTATTCCGACCATGGAGGCTCAGGCTACCATTACCCGGGTGTACTACTGCCTGGCGTTTCCGGTAGAGTATGCCCTGTACGTGTGTATGTTTCGGGAGAAATTGGCGGTGTTCCGGTGGAGTCGCTATTGGCTGATGGGCACCGCCGGGGTGTTGGCAGTGTTTGGGTTGTACAACGGCTTGCTGAATCAGCAACACAACTCGGCGGCTACCGATGTGTTTAGCATGATGGCGGTTATGGCGCTGATTATAAGTTTGCTATATTTTCGGAGTCTGCTACAAAGCAAGGAGATTATCTATCTGTTGCAGGAACCCCTTTTCTGGATCGCTACGGCGCTACTGTTCTTTTACGCCGGGTCGATCATTGCCACCGGATTTTATCACGCGTTCTACAAAAAATCATCCCATTTTGCGGTTAGTCTGTTCAAGGTCAATCTGGTTCTTGGTATCTTTCGGTCAGTTCTGTATTCCATAGCTTTCCTGGTTGCTGCCCGAAAATTACCGTATGGGTGATAGTGTTTACGTTTTGGCCGTTACGAGCACGGTTGTGTTCCTGCTACTGGCGGTGTTTATCGTCAGCTTTGCCCTTGTTTTTCAGCGTCGTCAGCTCGAAAACCTGCGCGAACGTTCGGCGATGAAGGCGGCTTACGAAGAAGAAATCCTCAAAGCACAGATCGAAATGCAGAATCAGACCCTGCAATCGATCGGGCGCGAACTGCACGACAACATCGGGCAGCTTCTGTCGGTCACCAAACTGTACCTCAATCAGCTCGAAGATGCCGAAGACCTCACCGAGGTGCGACCGCTGACCCAAAAAACCAACGGGGTCATTGATCAGACCATTCGCGGGGTGCGGTCTCTGAGCAAAAGTCTGGATGGTGACTTTATCCGTGACTTCGGCCTGGTGGAAACGCTGGCGTTTGAGATTGAGCGGCTTAATGGCGCGGGGCGGCTCACCGCCAGCCTACGTGTGCAGCCCGACATACAGCCGCTTGGGTTTGAGCGTGAAATTATCCTGTTCCGTATGGTGCAGGAGGCTATCAATAATCTGCTCAAACACGCGCAGGCACGGGCGCTGCACGTAAGCCTGCAAACGCGCGATGGCCAACTGCTCCTCCAACTCGAAGACGACGGGAAGGGCTTCGATTATGACGCCGTCATGAATCAGTCGATGACCAATTCGGGTGCGGGCTTGCGAAATATGCAGCGCCGGGCCGAATTGATCGGGGGGAGCTGCACGGTTGATACAGCCCCCGGCCGGGGTACACGAATCGCGTTTGTCGTTCCGGTAGGCCGGTCGGTTGCGTTAGCCGTGTAGGTACACAAAATACCTGTTGTTTCTGGCCATTTTGCATATCCAAGAGGCTTACCAAAACGTTATGCACGTACCGGCACAACCGGTTGTCTGGTATGAAACACTATTTGTACGCCTTTCTGATAGGTATGGCGGGGCTGGTGTGGGCCTGTGGGCGCGACACCATGACGCCCAAAACGGGGGCGCTCGCCTTGCAGTTCGATCACGTAGCGGGTGCCGCTCCGCTTGCCCTCGGCAATGCCACCTACACCAACGCGGCTGGTGAGCCATTCACCGTTAGCCGGCTCGATTATTTTGTGAGCAACATCCGTCTGCGCCGGGCCGATGGCTCGGAGTACGTTATTCCGCAAGACAGCAG
It includes:
- a CDS encoding sensor histidine kinase — protein: MGDSVYVLAVTSTVVFLLLAVFIVSFALVFQRRQLENLRERSAMKAAYEEEILKAQIEMQNQTLQSIGRELHDNIGQLLSVTKLYLNQLEDAEDLTEVRPLTQKTNGVIDQTIRGVRSLSKSLDGDFIRDFGLVETLAFEIERLNGAGRLTASLRVQPDIQPLGFEREIILFRMVQEAINNLLKHAQARALHVSLQTRDGQLLLQLEDDGKGFDYDAVMNQSMTNSGAGLRNMQRRAELIGGSCTVDTAPGRGTRIAFVVPVGRSVALAV